Proteins co-encoded in one Azospirillum brasilense genomic window:
- the aspS gene encoding aspartate--tRNA ligase, whose product MHPYRTHTCGQLREENAGQIVRLSGWINRKRDHGQLLFIDLRDHYGLTQCVVDTSNPAFQAAERLKLESVITVTGKVVKRTAETINDRLPTGRIEVQIAELTVQGEAEQIPLQVNQDTDAGEDVRLRYRFLDLRRERIHENILLRSRVIASARRRMIDQGFTEFQTPILTASSPEGARDYLVPSRNHPGKFYALPQAPQQFKQLLMVAGFDRYFQIAPCFRDEDARADRSPGEFYQLDFEMSFVTQEDVFAAIEPVLHGIFDEFGGFRRETPPAIDKPPFRRISFAESMLKYGNDKPDLRNPLEITDVTAVFKRDDVEFRAFKQTLEKGGVVRAIRAPKVSDKPRSFFDKLNDWARGLGAPGLGYIIFEAAGGKGPIAKFVPEAAQAELRTAAGVEDGDAVFFVCDQPGPAAKLAGFARTKIGEELDLIEKNAFRFCWIVDFPMYELDEETNKVIFSHNPFSMPQGGLEALNTMNPLDIKAYQYDIVCNGVELSSGAIRNHLPELMYKAFEIAGYPPEELEARFGGMLSAFKLGAPPHGGSAPGIDRIVMLLADEPNIREVIAFPLNQRAEDLLMQAPAPVDQARLRELHLKLDLPKPKVAAEAPKAAT is encoded by the coding sequence ATGCACCCCTACCGCACGCACACCTGCGGCCAGCTTCGCGAAGAGAACGCCGGTCAGATTGTCCGCCTGTCGGGCTGGATCAACCGCAAGCGCGACCATGGACAGCTCCTGTTCATCGACCTGCGCGACCATTACGGCCTGACGCAGTGCGTGGTCGACACCTCCAACCCGGCCTTCCAGGCGGCGGAGCGGCTGAAGCTGGAATCGGTCATCACCGTGACCGGCAAGGTGGTCAAGCGCACGGCGGAGACCATCAACGACCGTCTGCCGACCGGCCGCATCGAGGTGCAGATCGCCGAGCTGACGGTGCAGGGCGAGGCGGAGCAGATCCCGCTGCAGGTCAACCAGGACACCGACGCCGGCGAGGACGTGCGCCTGCGCTACCGCTTCCTCGACCTGCGCCGCGAGCGCATCCACGAGAACATCCTGCTGCGCTCGCGAGTCATCGCGTCGGCGCGCCGCCGCATGATCGACCAGGGCTTCACCGAGTTCCAGACGCCGATCCTGACCGCCTCCTCGCCGGAGGGTGCCCGCGACTATCTGGTGCCGAGCCGCAACCATCCGGGCAAGTTCTACGCGCTGCCCCAGGCGCCGCAGCAGTTCAAGCAGCTGCTGATGGTCGCCGGGTTCGACCGCTACTTCCAGATCGCCCCCTGCTTCCGCGACGAGGACGCCCGCGCCGACCGCAGCCCGGGCGAGTTCTACCAGCTCGACTTCGAGATGTCCTTCGTCACCCAGGAGGACGTGTTCGCCGCCATCGAGCCGGTGCTGCACGGCATCTTCGACGAGTTCGGCGGTTTCCGCCGCGAGACGCCGCCGGCCATCGACAAGCCGCCCTTCCGCCGCATCTCCTTCGCGGAGTCGATGCTGAAGTACGGCAACGACAAGCCGGACCTGCGAAACCCGCTGGAGATCACCGACGTCACCGCCGTCTTCAAGCGCGACGACGTGGAATTCCGCGCCTTCAAGCAGACGCTGGAGAAGGGCGGCGTGGTCCGCGCCATCCGCGCCCCGAAGGTGTCCGACAAGCCGCGCAGCTTCTTCGACAAGCTGAACGACTGGGCGCGCGGCCTCGGCGCCCCGGGCCTCGGCTACATCATCTTCGAGGCGGCGGGCGGCAAGGGTCCGATCGCCAAGTTCGTGCCGGAGGCCGCCCAGGCCGAGCTGCGTACGGCGGCGGGCGTGGAGGACGGCGACGCGGTCTTCTTCGTCTGTGACCAGCCCGGCCCGGCGGCCAAGCTGGCCGGCTTCGCCCGCACGAAGATCGGCGAGGAGCTGGACCTGATCGAGAAGAACGCCTTCCGTTTCTGCTGGATCGTCGACTTCCCGATGTACGAGCTGGACGAGGAGACCAACAAGGTCATCTTCAGCCACAACCCCTTCTCCATGCCGCAGGGCGGCCTGGAGGCGCTGAACACGATGAACCCGCTGGACATCAAGGCGTACCAGTACGACATCGTCTGCAACGGCGTGGAGCTGTCGTCGGGCGCCATCCGGAACCATCTGCCGGAGCTGATGTACAAGGCGTTCGAGATCGCCGGTTACCCGCCGGAGGAGCTGGAAGCCCGCTTCGGCGGCATGCTCAGCGCCTTCAAGCTGGGAGCCCCGCCGCACGGCGGCTCGGCTCCGGGCATCGACCGCATCGTGATGCTGCTGGCCGACGAGCCGAACATCCGCGAGGTCATCGCCTTCCCGCTGAACCAGCGCGCGGAAGATCTGCTCATGCAGGCCCCGGCCCCGGTGGATCAGGCGCGCCTGCGCGAACTGCATCTGAAGCTGGACCTGCCGAAGCCGAAGGTCGCCGCCGAGGCGCCCAAGGCCGCCACCTGA
- a CDS encoding cell envelope integrity EipB family protein — protein MQNRRSAARLALCATFGAFLVSLTALPAAGPAQAAPANAAGAAVGAAAGAAANILPHRAVYKMSLQSARNSSKVSDVRGRMLFEWADACDGWTTEQRFQLRFVYAEGDEMAMITNYTTWEAKDGQRYRFNVRKLINGEEDEEVRGDARLAKDGTGTAAFSKPEPQDMELPPNTMFPTAHTLAVLDHASAGDTFFNRVVFDGADSEGATEVSTVIGAAAAIKEDGADPLLKGKKAWPVRMAFFPLKSDSAQPEYEMSLRLLQNGVAESMQIDYGDFTVNAILEKVEALPKSGC, from the coding sequence TTGCAGAACCGCCGCTCCGCCGCCCGCCTCGCCCTTTGCGCGACCTTCGGCGCGTTCCTGGTGTCCCTGACCGCCCTTCCCGCCGCCGGCCCGGCCCAGGCGGCCCCCGCCAACGCGGCCGGCGCGGCGGTGGGGGCGGCCGCCGGGGCGGCGGCGAACATCCTGCCGCACCGCGCCGTCTACAAGATGTCGCTGCAGTCCGCCCGTAACAGCTCCAAGGTCAGCGACGTGCGGGGCCGCATGCTGTTCGAATGGGCCGACGCCTGCGACGGCTGGACGACGGAGCAGCGTTTCCAGCTCCGCTTCGTCTACGCCGAGGGCGACGAGATGGCGATGATCACCAACTACACGACGTGGGAGGCCAAGGACGGCCAGCGCTACCGCTTCAACGTCCGCAAGCTGATCAACGGGGAGGAGGACGAGGAGGTGCGCGGCGACGCCCGGCTGGCCAAGGACGGCACCGGCACCGCGGCCTTCTCCAAGCCGGAGCCCCAGGACATGGAACTGCCCCCCAACACCATGTTCCCGACGGCCCACACGCTGGCGGTGCTCGACCACGCCAGCGCCGGCGACACCTTCTTCAACCGCGTCGTCTTCGACGGCGCCGATTCCGAGGGGGCGACCGAGGTGTCGACGGTCATCGGCGCGGCGGCGGCGATCAAGGAGGACGGCGCCGACCCGCTGCTGAAGGGCAAGAAGGCGTGGCCGGTGCGCATGGCCTTCTTCCCGCTGAAGAGCGATTCCGCCCAGCCCGAATATGAGATGAGCCTGCGCCTTCTGCAGAACGGCGTCGCCGAATCCATGCAGATCGACTACGGCGATTTCACCGTGAACGCCATCCTGGAGAAGGTGGAGGCGCTGCCGAAGTCGGGGTGCTGA
- a CDS encoding 2-hydroxyacid dehydrogenase: MRSDSPASRPVLLVTRRLPDAVEARAARDFDARLNPRDRALSGADIAALAGETGAVGILCTAGDRLDAAAIAALPEGVRIVATFSVGTDHIDLNSAKARGLIVTNTPDVLTDATADIALLLMLGAARRASEGERMIRAGAWTGWTPTQLLGTHLGGKRLGIIGMGRIGQAVAQRARAFGMTIHYSNRRRLPAEQEAGAVYHADPEAMLAVCDVLSLHFPATPETTHWLNAGRIERLPPGAIVVNTARGSVVDDEALIAALASGRLAAAGLDVFENEPNLHPGYRRLENAFLLPHLGSATVETRNAMGFKALDNLDAFFAGAAPPDRVV; this comes from the coding sequence ATGCGCAGCGACTCTCCCGCATCACGGCCCGTCCTCCTGGTGACCCGGCGCCTGCCCGACGCGGTGGAGGCCCGCGCCGCGCGCGATTTCGACGCCCGGCTGAACCCGCGGGACCGCGCCCTGTCCGGCGCCGACATCGCCGCCCTGGCGGGGGAGACCGGCGCCGTCGGCATCCTCTGCACCGCCGGGGACCGGCTGGACGCCGCGGCCATCGCGGCCTTGCCGGAGGGCGTGCGGATCGTCGCCACCTTCTCGGTCGGCACCGACCACATCGACCTCAACTCGGCCAAGGCCCGCGGGCTGATCGTCACCAACACCCCGGACGTGCTGACCGACGCGACCGCCGACATCGCGCTTCTGCTGATGCTCGGCGCGGCGCGGCGCGCCTCGGAGGGGGAGCGGATGATCCGCGCCGGTGCCTGGACCGGCTGGACGCCGACCCAGCTCCTCGGCACCCATCTGGGCGGCAAGCGGCTGGGCATCATCGGCATGGGCCGAATCGGGCAGGCGGTGGCGCAGCGGGCGCGGGCCTTCGGCATGACCATCCACTATTCCAACCGGCGCCGTCTGCCCGCGGAGCAGGAGGCCGGGGCGGTCTATCACGCCGACCCCGAGGCGATGCTGGCGGTTTGCGACGTGCTGTCGCTGCATTTCCCGGCGACTCCGGAAACCACCCACTGGCTGAACGCCGGGCGGATCGAGCGCCTGCCGCCGGGCGCCATCGTGGTCAACACCGCCCGCGGCTCCGTCGTCGACGACGAGGCGCTGATCGCCGCCCTGGCCTCCGGGCGGCTGGCCGCCGCGGGGCTGGATGTGTTCGAGAACGAGCCGAACCTGCACCCCGGCTACCGCCGATTGGAGAACGCCTTCCTGTTGCCGCATCTGGGCAGCGCCACGGTGGAAACGCGCAACGCCATGGGCTTCAAGGCGCTCGACAACCTGGACGCATTCTTCGCCGGGGCGGCGCCGCCGGACCGCGTGGTCTGA
- a CDS encoding GGDEF domain-containing protein — translation MSAVVTTQDSDALAAEHHDGRPFDRGAHDRLLRMPPLRGSRIAHSAVSVALEASSLESQLAEARATIAEQRDRIAYLESLSMTDELTGLLNRRGFFSHFRREIAAARRQGAKGSGKGGGVLVIIDLDGFKRINDTHGHMAGDAYLRQVARLLVGSVREEDVVARLGGDEFALLLTKTDAACGDLRARQIAVAAGRRSVRWNNADLPIRFSFGVQSYGADDREEEVMRLADSRMYSNKAGRRPRSAGRKVGNPPGHCAANRRTIA, via the coding sequence ATGAGCGCCGTCGTGACCACCCAGGATTCGGACGCCCTCGCCGCCGAGCATCACGACGGACGGCCTTTCGACCGCGGGGCACACGACCGGCTGTTGCGGATGCCGCCGTTGCGTGGCTCCCGCATCGCCCATTCGGCGGTGTCCGTGGCCCTCGAGGCGTCATCCCTGGAGAGCCAGCTCGCCGAGGCCCGCGCGACCATCGCCGAACAGCGTGACCGGATCGCCTATCTGGAAAGCCTGTCCATGACGGACGAGCTGACCGGCCTGCTGAACCGCCGCGGCTTCTTCAGCCATTTCCGGCGCGAGATCGCCGCCGCGCGGCGGCAGGGCGCCAAGGGAAGCGGGAAGGGCGGCGGCGTGCTGGTCATCATCGATCTGGACGGCTTCAAGCGAATCAACGACACCCATGGACACATGGCCGGCGACGCCTATCTGCGGCAGGTCGCGCGGTTGCTCGTCGGGTCGGTCCGAGAGGAGGATGTGGTGGCCCGGCTGGGCGGCGACGAGTTCGCCCTGTTGCTGACCAAAACCGACGCGGCTTGCGGCGACCTCCGTGCCCGCCAGATCGCCGTAGCGGCGGGGCGCCGCAGCGTGCGGTGGAACAACGCCGACCTGCCGATCCGCTTCTCGTTCGGGGTGCAATCCTACGGTGCCGACGACCGGGAGGAGGAGGTGATGCGCCTTGCCGATTCCCGCATGTACAGCAACAAGGCCGGGCGCCGCCCGCGCTCCGCGGGGCGCAAGGTGGGGAACCCGCCCGGTCACTGCGCGGCGAACCGGCGGACCATCGCCTGA
- a CDS encoding ATP-binding protein yields MPVLNTSSGRPNPFTSPSAISGPAARPPGGIQPHGALVALNGDGETIQACSANSADFLGLAPERLLGRSVGVLGLPELADLLTKLRALPPGLRALGVHASVTPPGGLPLPAFLHEHGGQVILEVERPPAGVERWPATAAPAGLLPGIASLRGVAAMEAMAAHTAQTVRRLTGMDRVIVCRFDESGNGEVVARDEAPDWSHAASEIRPGATLPASAFDRGPDGFPRLRVVLDHWAEPVPLLRVDAAVPPPDLAHAHLRSPPPARREFLRRMGAGAALTVPIIHGGKTWGVISGHRRRPQGMPPSVRMLAAMAADALGLMLDGAERAMDRERRAAHAARQAEASRAKSDFLTGMSHELRTPLNVIIGYSDFLLHPGTGPLTDRQRDCIGNIRASGTHLLELINDVLDLSKIEAGHIDLNDEEVDVAVLVGEVYALQELALSSAGLTFDAQFPRPLPRLRADRRSLRQILLNLLSNAVKFTPAGGRVTIDVTRTTERTGTGLRIAVIDTGIGIPEEHRPIVLEPFRQVPGERIRGGAGTGLGLPIVRSLVEAHGGRLVLNSVPGQGTRIDLHFPAERVIA; encoded by the coding sequence GTGCCTGTCCTGAACACGTCTTCGGGTCGTCCGAATCCCTTCACATCCCCGTCCGCGATCAGCGGGCCGGCCGCAAGGCCGCCCGGTGGGATACAGCCTCACGGTGCTCTCGTGGCGCTGAACGGCGACGGCGAGACGATCCAGGCCTGCAGCGCCAACAGCGCGGATTTCCTCGGCCTGGCCCCGGAACGGCTGCTCGGCCGCAGCGTGGGGGTGCTTGGCCTCCCCGAGCTTGCGGATCTGCTGACGAAACTGCGCGCTCTGCCGCCGGGCCTGCGGGCGCTGGGGGTGCACGCGTCCGTCACGCCGCCGGGAGGCCTGCCGCTGCCGGCCTTCCTGCACGAGCACGGCGGGCAGGTGATCCTTGAGGTGGAAAGGCCGCCCGCCGGCGTCGAGCGCTGGCCCGCCACGGCGGCGCCGGCCGGCCTGCTGCCGGGGATCGCGTCCCTGCGCGGCGTCGCGGCGATGGAGGCCATGGCGGCCCACACCGCCCAGACCGTCCGCCGGCTCACCGGCATGGACCGCGTGATCGTCTGCCGTTTCGACGAGTCCGGCAACGGGGAGGTCGTGGCGAGGGACGAGGCGCCGGACTGGAGTCACGCCGCTTCGGAGATCCGTCCCGGCGCGACCTTGCCGGCGAGCGCCTTCGACCGTGGGCCGGACGGATTTCCGCGGTTGCGCGTGGTCCTCGACCATTGGGCCGAACCGGTTCCTCTCCTGCGCGTCGACGCGGCGGTTCCGCCGCCCGATCTGGCCCACGCGCATCTTCGCAGCCCGCCTCCGGCGCGCCGGGAGTTCCTGCGGCGCATGGGAGCCGGGGCGGCCCTGACCGTGCCGATCATCCATGGCGGCAAGACGTGGGGCGTGATTTCCGGCCACCGCCGACGGCCCCAGGGGATGCCGCCGTCGGTCCGGATGCTGGCCGCCATGGCCGCCGACGCGCTCGGCCTCATGCTGGACGGCGCCGAACGCGCGATGGACAGGGAGCGCCGGGCCGCCCACGCGGCGCGCCAAGCGGAGGCGAGCCGGGCCAAGTCCGACTTCCTGACGGGCATGAGCCACGAGCTTCGCACCCCGCTCAACGTCATCATCGGCTATTCCGATTTTCTGCTGCATCCGGGCACCGGCCCGCTGACCGACCGGCAGCGCGACTGCATCGGCAACATCCGCGCCTCCGGCACGCATCTCCTTGAACTCATCAACGATGTGCTGGATCTGTCGAAGATCGAGGCCGGCCATATCGACCTGAACGACGAGGAGGTGGACGTCGCGGTGCTGGTGGGCGAGGTCTACGCCCTTCAGGAACTGGCGCTGTCCTCCGCCGGGCTGACCTTCGACGCGCAGTTCCCCCGTCCGCTGCCGCGCCTGCGCGCGGACCGTCGTTCGCTGCGGCAGATCCTTCTGAACCTGTTGTCCAACGCCGTGAAGTTCACCCCGGCCGGCGGTCGGGTCACCATCGACGTGACGCGCACGACGGAGCGGACCGGGACCGGGCTGCGCATCGCGGTGATCGACACCGGGATCGGCATCCCGGAGGAACACCGCCCCATCGTCCTGGAACCCTTCCGCCAAGTGCCGGGAGAGCGCATCCGCGGCGGCGCCGGAACCGGTTTGGGCCTGCCCATCGTGCGGTCCCTGGTGGAAGCCCATGGCGGGCGGCTGGTGTTGAACAGCGTGCCGGGGCAAGGCACGCGGATCGATCTCCATTTCCCGGCGGAGCGGGTGATCGCGTGA
- a CDS encoding response regulator produces MDDRTVKRVLIVEDNELNMKLFHDLLEAHGYATLQTRNGMDALSIAREHRPDLILMDIQLPEVSGLEVTRWIKDDPELASIPIIAVTAFAMKGDEEKIREGGCEDYIAKPISVTKFLQAVQKFLR; encoded by the coding sequence ATGGACGACCGAACCGTGAAGCGTGTCCTGATCGTCGAGGACAACGAGCTGAACATGAAGCTCTTCCACGATCTGCTGGAAGCGCACGGCTACGCGACGCTTCAGACCCGCAACGGGATGGATGCCCTGTCCATCGCGCGGGAGCACCGGCCCGACCTGATCCTGATGGACATCCAGCTGCCCGAGGTGTCGGGGCTGGAGGTCACGCGCTGGATCAAGGATGATCCCGAACTGGCAAGCATTCCGATCATCGCGGTGACCGCCTTCGCGATGAAGGGGGACGAGGAGAAGATCCGGGAGGGCGGCTGCGAGGACTACATCGCCAAGCCGATTTCGGTGACGAAGTTCCTGCAAGCCGTTCAGAAGTTCCTTCGCTAA
- a CDS encoding PleD family two-component system response regulator, translating into MSARVLVVDDVLPNVKLLAAKLTREYFNVITASNGPEALEAVRRESPDIVLLDVMMPGMDGFEVCEKIRSDPATMHIPVVMVTALSDGADRVRGLEAGADDFLTKPVNDVALFARVRSLVRLKMMMDEWRLRETTSGQFGVLEPTGTLHSESFEGARILVLDDSRLDLAKIAETLQRDHGHVMSAATCATALERALSDDLDLVVISLTLMNEDGLRLCSQLRSHERTRQVPILLVEEEGDLNRVAKGLELGANDYVIKPIDRNELLARARTQIRRKRYQERLRANYEQSLSMALTDSLTGVFNRRYINAHLPRLLERAIDNHKPVAILLFDIDHFKVVNDSYGHTVGDEVLKEVSNRASRNLRTFDLVARLGGEEFVVILPDTDAEAALSVAERLRTRIADTLFKVSADAGEIPVTVSIGVAAGGRLGDTAEGLIRRADEALYEAKRSGRNRSVADPRANALQSP; encoded by the coding sequence ATGTCCGCTCGCGTTCTCGTCGTCGATGATGTCCTTCCGAACGTGAAGCTGCTCGCGGCGAAGCTGACGCGCGAGTATTTCAACGTCATCACCGCCAGCAACGGCCCCGAGGCGTTGGAAGCGGTCCGGCGGGAGTCGCCGGACATCGTGCTGCTCGACGTCATGATGCCCGGCATGGACGGATTCGAGGTCTGTGAGAAGATCCGCTCCGACCCCGCGACCATGCACATCCCGGTGGTGATGGTCACCGCCCTGTCCGACGGCGCCGATCGCGTGCGCGGGCTGGAGGCCGGAGCCGACGACTTCCTGACCAAGCCGGTCAACGACGTGGCCCTGTTCGCGCGGGTGCGCTCGCTCGTCCGCCTGAAGATGATGATGGACGAATGGCGGCTGCGCGAGACCACCTCCGGCCAGTTCGGGGTCCTGGAGCCGACCGGCACGCTGCACAGCGAATCCTTCGAGGGCGCCCGCATCCTGGTGCTGGATGATTCACGGCTCGATCTGGCCAAGATCGCCGAGACGCTGCAGCGCGACCATGGCCATGTCATGTCCGCCGCGACCTGCGCCACGGCGCTGGAGCGCGCGCTGAGCGACGATCTGGATCTCGTGGTGATCAGCCTGACCCTGATGAACGAGGACGGGCTGCGCCTGTGCTCCCAGCTCCGCTCCCACGAGCGCACGCGCCAGGTGCCGATCCTGCTCGTGGAGGAGGAGGGCGACCTGAACCGGGTCGCCAAGGGGCTGGAACTGGGCGCCAACGATTACGTCATCAAGCCGATCGACCGGAACGAGCTTCTGGCCCGCGCGCGCACCCAGATCCGCCGCAAGCGCTATCAGGAGCGGCTGCGGGCGAACTACGAGCAGAGCCTGTCCATGGCCCTGACCGACAGCCTGACGGGGGTCTTCAACCGCCGCTACATCAACGCCCACCTGCCGCGGCTGCTGGAGCGGGCGATCGACAACCACAAGCCGGTGGCGATCCTGCTGTTCGACATCGACCATTTCAAGGTGGTCAACGACAGCTACGGCCACACCGTGGGCGACGAGGTTCTCAAAGAGGTGTCCAATCGCGCCAGCCGCAACCTGCGCACCTTCGATCTGGTGGCGCGGCTCGGCGGCGAGGAGTTCGTGGTGATCCTGCCGGACACCGACGCCGAAGCGGCGCTGTCGGTGGCGGAGCGGTTGCGCACCCGCATCGCCGACACGCTGTTCAAGGTGAGCGCCGATGCCGGCGAGATCCCGGTCACCGTGTCCATCGGCGTCGCGGCCGGCGGCCGGCTCGGCGACACCGCCGAAGGGCTGATCCGCCGGGCCGACGAGGCGCTCTACGAGGCCAAGCGCTCCGGGCGCAACCGCAGCGTCGCCGACCCCCGCGCCAACGCCCTGCAGTCGCCCTGA
- the rpmG gene encoding 50S ribosomal protein L33: MAKQNTVLIKLVSTADTGFFYVKKKNPKKTTEKLSFRKYDPVARKHVEFKEAKIK; the protein is encoded by the coding sequence ATGGCGAAGCAGAACACCGTCCTCATCAAGCTGGTGAGCACGGCCGACACCGGCTTCTTCTACGTGAAGAAGAAGAACCCGAAGAAGACCACCGAGAAGCTGTCGTTCCGCAAGTACGACCCGGTGGCTCGCAAGCACGTCGAGTTCAAGGAAGCCAAGATCAAGTAA
- a CDS encoding S41 family peptidase, translating to MLAVGLGSLGGALPRPAEAAATEAAFISEQVFAVAYGKIAEVYLQQVDFGRLGLDGLKGLATIDPTARAERQGNTVRLYVSGSLIGEYAAPSLSDAAGWAALTTKAVERARLYSPTLYQAVPERVYQVVLDSVMSDLDGYSRYTGTQRATSERAQREGYGGIGLSLETANGRTLIRNVLPRSPADRAGIRSGDQLLAIDGDLTARLSESDMRDRLRGPTGTMVLLTVARDNNPPRRAPLRRERVVPNTVNASVSEQVGVLKVDRFNAATASNLRDAVLGTRQSMGKGLRGFVLDLRGNPGGLLDQAVAVADLFIAQGKIITTEGRHPDSRQRFEAGPDDIAEGMPLVVLVDGRSASSAEVVAAALQDSGRAVVVGASSYGKGSVQTVTRLPNDGELFLTWSRIYTPAGYTLHRQGVQPTVCTSRTGQDDPVALLSDLRDGRARPMTQFAGWRARAADDEEALTRLREACPWKEHEPELDLKVALRLLAEPALYQRAVALSSTNTVAER from the coding sequence ATGCTCGCGGTCGGCCTCGGAAGCCTTGGCGGGGCGCTGCCCCGTCCGGCCGAAGCCGCCGCGACCGAAGCCGCCTTCATCAGCGAACAGGTCTTCGCCGTCGCGTACGGCAAGATCGCCGAGGTGTATCTGCAGCAGGTCGATTTCGGCCGTCTCGGGCTGGACGGCCTTAAGGGCCTCGCAACCATCGACCCGACCGCCCGCGCCGAGCGTCAGGGCAACACCGTACGTCTGTACGTGTCCGGAAGCCTGATCGGCGAGTACGCCGCGCCGTCCCTGTCCGATGCCGCCGGCTGGGCCGCACTGACCACCAAGGCGGTGGAGCGCGCCCGCCTTTATTCGCCCACCCTCTATCAGGCGGTGCCCGAGCGGGTCTATCAGGTCGTCCTCGATTCCGTGATGTCGGACCTCGACGGTTATTCCCGCTACACCGGCACCCAGCGCGCCACCAGCGAGCGCGCCCAGCGCGAGGGCTATGGCGGGATCGGCCTGTCGCTGGAAACGGCGAACGGGCGCACCCTGATCCGCAACGTGCTGCCGCGCAGCCCGGCCGACCGCGCCGGCATCCGCAGCGGCGACCAGCTTCTCGCCATCGACGGCGACCTGACCGCGCGCCTGAGCGAATCGGACATGCGCGACCGCCTGCGCGGCCCGACCGGGACCATGGTCCTGCTCACCGTGGCGCGCGACAACAACCCGCCGCGCCGCGCCCCCCTCCGCCGCGAGCGCGTGGTTCCCAACACCGTGAACGCCAGCGTGTCCGAACAGGTCGGCGTGCTCAAGGTGGACCGTTTCAACGCCGCCACCGCCTCCAACCTGCGCGACGCCGTCCTCGGCACGCGGCAGAGCATGGGCAAGGGCCTGCGCGGCTTCGTGCTCGACCTGCGCGGCAACCCCGGCGGCCTGCTCGACCAAGCGGTCGCCGTGGCCGACCTGTTCATCGCCCAGGGCAAGATCATCACGACCGAGGGCCGCCACCCCGACAGCCGCCAGCGCTTCGAAGCCGGTCCCGACGACATCGCCGAGGGGATGCCGCTGGTGGTTCTGGTGGACGGGCGCTCCGCCTCCTCCGCCGAGGTGGTGGCCGCCGCCCTTCAGGACTCGGGCCGCGCGGTGGTGGTCGGCGCCTCCTCCTACGGCAAGGGCAGCGTCCAGACGGTGACCCGCCTGCCCAACGACGGCGAGTTGTTCCTGACCTGGAGCCGCATCTACACGCCCGCCGGCTACACCCTGCATCGCCAGGGCGTGCAGCCGACGGTCTGCACCAGCCGCACCGGCCAGGACGACCCCGTCGCCCTGCTGTCCGACCTGCGCGACGGCCGGGCGCGCCCGATGACCCAGTTCGCCGGCTGGCGCGCCCGTGCCGCCGACGACGAGGAGGCGCTGACCCGCCTGCGCGAGGCCTGCCCCTGGAAGGAGCATGAGCCGGAACTGGATCTGAAAGTGGCGCTGCGCCTTCTTGCCGAACCGGCGCTTTATCAGCGCGCGGTCGCCCTGTCCTCGACCAACACCGTGGCGGAGCGCTGA